In the Verrucomicrobiales bacterium genome, one interval contains:
- a CDS encoding discoidin domain-containing protein, with translation MSLSLSPALSAALVLMCGAVDQGFGQPILDKRKLWSAQTFWDNQDVDWFVENIPFLETPDPELDATYYYRWEVLTKHLTYGSPNTGYCFTEFIDRPFWSGTYGAISCPAGHQLYEARWLRDPLVARDYAKYWFKTPGAQPRNYSTWLGDAVWAVHQVHPDRSFTTSLLPSLRENYRGWEKKHFTPEVGLFWQTGHDDGMEFNINSRQTQDILRGAPAYRTTLNSYMWADAKAIESIATLAGDAAIASEFASKALGIKTNLQARLWDAERSFFFPLSQREEQRDGHVVKVGTLTYQSGQFAGSPYGRELHGYVPWQFNLLDPGFEDAWKFLMDREGFLADFGPLTAERRDPLFKVTDTCCWWSGQSWPYATTQTLLGLANVLNQGRPAPVTRDDYYRLLRTYALTHRKDGKPYIAEAVHPDTGSWKGYDNYNHSEHYFHSGFADLVITGLIGLRPRADDIVEVNPLAPASWDYFALDGVRYHGHELAITWDRTGERYGKGAGFQLWMDGSRRAIEPTLTQLTASLPRLPRPPSPPSRLLNFAVNNDGEFFPRLTTSFSNPKTPVTALQDGVAWYHLHPPNRWTTAGSSNETDWCILDFGTSQPIEKLKLYFLDDGHGIVPPARFDLQFWSGLVWTPITNQVRTPAQPQGRRGNTIEFPAVETARIRMNFTHGPEGRTGLTEVEAWGRGSLPYRPAPSPPGNLAVNRSGRGFPRATASFTSRFGDSPAMAIDGRYHFTPTPMNRWTSYGSTNATDWLEVDFGTPREVSRAELHIYDDRGGVQSPKEYYVEYWTGGNWERAEKQVKTPADAVGGAVNSVRFSSVNTLKIRIQFVHRDKARSGLTELELWKE, from the coding sequence ATGAGCCTATCCCTTTCACCCGCCCTCTCCGCTGCGCTAGTCCTGATGTGCGGGGCGGTGGATCAAGGCTTCGGGCAGCCCATCCTGGACAAGCGCAAGTTGTGGTCGGCGCAGACATTTTGGGACAATCAGGACGTGGATTGGTTTGTCGAGAACATCCCCTTTCTGGAAACCCCCGACCCGGAGTTGGACGCCACCTATTACTACCGATGGGAGGTCCTCACCAAGCACCTCACCTATGGCTCTCCCAACACCGGCTATTGCTTCACCGAGTTTATCGACCGGCCCTTTTGGTCTGGAACTTATGGTGCCATCAGTTGCCCGGCTGGACATCAACTCTATGAGGCGCGGTGGCTGCGAGATCCCTTAGTCGCTCGCGACTATGCGAAGTACTGGTTCAAGACGCCCGGTGCGCAGCCGCGGAACTACAGCACCTGGCTGGGGGACGCGGTGTGGGCAGTGCACCAGGTTCATCCCGATCGCTCCTTCACGACCAGCCTCCTCCCGTCGCTGAGAGAAAACTACCGCGGTTGGGAAAAGAAGCACTTCACGCCTGAGGTCGGGCTCTTCTGGCAGACGGGTCACGATGATGGGATGGAGTTCAACATCAACAGCCGGCAAACGCAGGACATTCTGCGCGGCGCTCCCGCCTATCGAACGACCTTGAACAGCTATATGTGGGCGGATGCCAAGGCCATCGAGTCCATCGCCACATTGGCGGGCGATGCTGCGATCGCGAGCGAGTTTGCGAGCAAGGCATTGGGAATCAAAACCAATCTGCAAGCCCGGCTGTGGGATGCAGAACGGAGTTTTTTCTTTCCGTTGTCCCAGCGCGAGGAGCAGCGCGACGGCCATGTGGTCAAGGTGGGCACGCTGACTTATCAGTCCGGTCAGTTTGCGGGAAGCCCGTATGGTCGCGAACTGCACGGCTATGTTCCGTGGCAGTTCAATCTGCTGGATCCGGGATTTGAAGACGCCTGGAAGTTTTTAATGGACCGCGAGGGCTTTCTGGCGGACTTCGGACCCTTGACCGCCGAACGGCGCGATCCGCTCTTTAAGGTGACCGACACCTGTTGCTGGTGGAGCGGCCAGTCCTGGCCCTATGCCACCACACAGACTCTGCTGGGCTTGGCGAATGTGCTCAACCAAGGCCGTCCGGCACCGGTGACCCGTGATGACTACTACCGTTTGCTGCGAACGTACGCCCTCACCCATCGGAAGGACGGAAAGCCGTACATCGCCGAGGCCGTCCATCCCGACACGGGGTCGTGGAAGGGATATGATAACTACAACCACAGCGAGCACTACTTTCACTCGGGATTCGCGGACCTGGTCATCACCGGGCTGATCGGGCTTCGGCCTCGGGCGGATGATATTGTGGAAGTGAACCCCCTGGCACCTGCCAGCTGGGATTACTTCGCTTTGGATGGGGTTCGTTATCACGGGCACGAACTGGCCATCACTTGGGACCGCACGGGAGAGCGTTATGGCAAGGGGGCTGGGTTCCAACTTTGGATGGATGGCAGCCGGCGCGCGATTGAGCCCACTCTGACCCAGCTAACAGCATCCCTTCCCCGCCTCCCCCGCCCACCATCGCCGCCATCGCGATTGCTGAACTTCGCCGTCAACAATGACGGGGAGTTTTTCCCTCGCCTGACGACCTCGTTCTCAAATCCGAAGACCCCGGTCACGGCATTGCAGGATGGCGTCGCGTGGTATCACCTTCATCCTCCCAATCGGTGGACCACCGCTGGATCCTCGAACGAGACCGACTGGTGCATCTTGGATTTCGGAACCAGTCAACCCATCGAGAAGCTCAAGCTGTATTTTTTGGATGATGGCCACGGGATTGTTCCGCCGGCGCGCTTTGACCTCCAGTTTTGGAGCGGGCTGGTGTGGACCCCCATCACGAATCAGGTAAGGACTCCGGCACAACCCCAAGGCCGTCGAGGCAACACCATAGAGTTTCCAGCGGTCGAAACCGCGCGCATTCGGATGAACTTCACGCATGGACCCGAGGGCCGCACGGGCCTTACTGAGGTGGAAGCCTGGGGTCGCGGATCGTTGCCCTATCGGCCCGCCCCCTCCCCTCCAGGCAACTTGGCGGTCAACCGATCCGGGCGGGGGTTTCCCCGGGCCACGGCTTCATTCACCTCTCGTTTTGGAGATAGCCCGGCGATGGCCATTGATGGGCGGTATCATTTCACGCCGACGCCCATGAATCGTTGGACTTCCTACGGATCCACCAATGCCACCGACTGGCTGGAAGTGGATTTTGGCACACCTCGTGAGGTGTCGCGTGCTGAGCTGCACATCTATGATGATCGCGGCGGGGTCCAATCGCCTAAGGAGTATTATGTCGAGTATTGGACAGGGGGGAACTGGGAGCGGGCGGAAAAGCAGGTGAAGACGCCGGCGGATGCCGTCGGAGGCGCCGTCAACTCGGTGAGGTTTTCGAGTGTCAACACGCTTAAGATTCGAATTCAGTTCGTGCACCGAGACAAAGCCCGCAGCGGGCTTACGGAACTTGAGCTGTGGAAGGAGTGA
- a CDS encoding DUF1343 domain-containing protein yields MKCLWVCVWMSQSLQPLQAARAIPPRLAEVFDAARLAEMDRVVEETIAQKGCPGGVIWVEREGRSYTKALGQRSIDPTAEPMTMDTIFDAASLTKVVATAPCVLLLVERGKAELDVPVSRYLPAFTGFQRERITVRHLLTHTSGLKPGLSRQVPWQGYEHGVGLALAEMPETAPGTQFRYSDINFILLGEIVRILSGTSLDKFAERELFGPLRMRDTGFLPAASLRRRIAPTQRVEGQMLRGVVHDPTSRAMGGVTGHAGLFTTAADLARFARLFLNEGVVDGRRILKAETVRLMTSVQTADAVLPRRGLGWDIDSGYSRPRGRVFPLGSYGHTGFTGTCLWIDPFSKTFWLFLSNRVHPDAKGNILPLQLELGTLAAQAVRNFSFDRVPGALAARTNFLSAAVGVPTIEVLNGIDVLVRDGFKPLRGLRVGLISNHTGQDRNRRSTIDLLHQAPEVSLKALFSPEHGIRGVADEKVSDSRDEATGLPVYSLYGDRRAPSEDQLKGLDALVFDIQDIGCRYYTYIGTMGNCMEAASKAGIRFVVLDRVNPINGVAVEGPVHTNQSTFVAYHELPLRHGMTVGELATLFRAERGWKLDLTVIQVEGWKRSMWFDETGLPWINPSPNMRSMAGAALYPGLGFHEAALAVGRGTDAPFQIIGAPYVNDRVLAAELRKENLPGVRFIPLRFQPTYSTFKDQPCSGVAITIVDRDRFSPVDVGLAIARTVQRLHPTEYALGKLRFLLTDEPTLEGIKAGRSVAEMRSAWMEGLSRFKTRRARFLLYPDPPRP; encoded by the coding sequence ATGAAATGCCTCTGGGTGTGCGTGTGGATGTCGCAGTCGCTGCAACCACTCCAGGCTGCTCGGGCGATTCCCCCGCGCCTTGCCGAGGTCTTCGATGCGGCGCGGCTAGCCGAGATGGATCGGGTGGTGGAGGAGACCATTGCCCAAAAGGGCTGTCCCGGGGGAGTGATCTGGGTTGAGCGGGAGGGGCGCAGCTACACCAAGGCCTTGGGGCAGCGGTCGATCGATCCGACGGCTGAGCCGATGACGATGGATACTATTTTCGACGCTGCCTCGCTCACCAAGGTGGTGGCGACCGCGCCCTGTGTTCTGCTGCTGGTGGAGCGGGGAAAAGCCGAACTGGACGTTCCGGTGTCGCGATATCTCCCGGCCTTCACGGGATTCCAACGCGAGCGGATCACCGTGCGGCATCTGCTCACCCACACCTCCGGACTGAAGCCCGGGTTGTCTCGGCAAGTCCCCTGGCAGGGTTATGAGCATGGGGTTGGGCTCGCCCTGGCGGAGATGCCGGAGACGGCTCCCGGCACTCAGTTTCGCTACAGTGACATCAATTTCATCCTGCTCGGGGAGATCGTTCGAATTCTCAGTGGCACCAGCCTGGATAAGTTCGCCGAGCGCGAGCTCTTTGGTCCTTTGCGCATGCGCGATACGGGGTTTCTCCCCGCCGCCTCGCTTCGACGTCGAATTGCTCCAACCCAGCGCGTCGAAGGACAAATGCTGCGCGGTGTGGTCCATGATCCTACCTCGCGCGCCATGGGTGGCGTGACCGGTCACGCCGGACTGTTCACCACCGCCGCCGACCTGGCCCGGTTCGCCCGCCTTTTTCTCAACGAAGGTGTGGTGGATGGGCGCCGGATTCTCAAGGCCGAGACGGTTCGCCTCATGACTTCGGTTCAGACTGCCGACGCCGTGTTACCCCGTCGGGGACTGGGCTGGGACATCGACTCGGGCTACAGCCGTCCTCGCGGCCGAGTTTTCCCGCTGGGTTCGTATGGGCATACTGGCTTTACCGGCACATGCCTTTGGATTGACCCGTTCTCAAAGACTTTTTGGCTCTTTCTTTCGAATAGGGTGCACCCTGATGCGAAGGGTAATATCCTCCCCTTGCAACTGGAGTTGGGCACATTGGCCGCGCAGGCCGTTCGGAATTTCAGTTTCGACCGTGTGCCCGGGGCTCTGGCCGCCCGGACCAATTTCCTCTCGGCGGCTGTCGGCGTCCCTACCATCGAGGTGCTGAATGGCATCGATGTCCTGGTGCGCGACGGCTTTAAGCCGTTGCGAGGGCTCCGAGTGGGGCTCATTTCGAATCACACCGGACAGGACCGCAACCGTCGAAGCACCATCGATCTGCTGCATCAGGCTCCGGAAGTGTCGCTCAAAGCCTTGTTCAGTCCGGAGCATGGGATTCGCGGGGTGGCCGATGAAAAAGTTTCGGACAGCCGTGACGAGGCGACCGGGCTGCCGGTGTATAGCCTGTATGGGGATCGCCGAGCACCCTCGGAAGATCAGTTGAAGGGCCTCGATGCCTTGGTCTTCGACATTCAGGACATCGGATGTCGGTACTACACTTATATTGGGACGATGGGCAATTGCATGGAGGCGGCCTCCAAGGCAGGGATTCGCTTCGTGGTGTTGGATCGTGTGAACCCAATCAACGGGGTGGCGGTTGAAGGTCCGGTGCACACGAACCAATCGACCTTTGTCGCCTACCACGAGCTGCCGTTGCGCCACGGAATGACCGTAGGGGAGTTGGCCACCCTGTTTCGCGCCGAACGGGGGTGGAAGCTGGATTTGACCGTGATCCAGGTTGAGGGTTGGAAGCGGTCGATGTGGTTTGACGAGACCGGCCTGCCCTGGATTAACCCTTCGCCTAACATGCGTTCGATGGCGGGAGCTGCGCTCTATCCGGGGCTGGGCTTTCATGAAGCCGCCCTGGCGGTGGGACGCGGGACGGATGCGCCATTTCAGATCATCGGAGCTCCCTATGTGAACGACCGGGTGCTGGCCGCGGAGTTGCGTAAGGAAAACCTGCCAGGAGTCCGGTTTATACCCCTGCGCTTTCAACCCACCTACAGCACCTTCAAGGACCAGCCCTGCAGCGGTGTGGCGATCACGATCGTGGACCGCGACCGATTTTCTCCGGTCGACGTCGGCCTGGCCATTGCCCGAACCGTTCAGCGCCTTCATCCGACGGAGTACGCCTTGGGCAAACTGCGGTTTTTGTTGACGGACGAGCCTACGCTGGAGGGAATCAAGGCTGGCCGGTCCGTCGCTGAGATGCGCTCGGCCTGGATGGAAGGGCTGTCACGATTCAAGACGCGCCGTGCGCGGTTTCTGCTCTATCCCGATCCCCCCAGACCCTGA
- a CDS encoding cytochrome b N-terminal domain-containing protein translates to MKRLIDWLDSRTGCRKLLHEALYENVPGGSRWRYVWGSALTFALAVQFVTGLFLWMAYSPGAQTAWESVYYIQYEMAGGWLVRGIHHFTAQLMTVLLVLHFMQIVIDGAYKAPREINFWFGLGLLMLVLALSLTGYLLPWDQKGYWATRVATNIAAITPVIGPEIQKLIIGGTEYGHHTLTRFFALHAGWLPAGVVLLVVGHIYLFRKHGLTAAEPRRKKDEPFWPDQVLKDGVAALAVMATVLLLIVWPRLTGSTAPLGAELGAPADPSEQFSAARPEWYFLFLFQLLKYFPGESEIWGAIILPSFLMVLICLMPFFGQWRLGHRFNVGLLGSILVGAGLLTWLAKRDDQQSEHYPLAVRQAARDAERVKELARSPSGIPVAGAVTLLRTDPLTQGPKLFAKNCSSCHRFDGHDGLGAVLKDPASAADLKGFGSREWISGLLDPARVGSSNYFGGTKFAEGKMVRFVKKDIAKLDLEGREQLRGAIAALSAEAELKSQRAQDQQDAALIAKGREWMRSDTLRCTECHQFRKPDDDATAPDLTGFGSRGWLIEFIQNAAHERFYGKRNDRMPLFGKDQILDDASIGLIADWLRGDWYQSPSSTPAHADTSK, encoded by the coding sequence ATGAAGCGCTTGATCGACTGGCTGGATTCTCGCACAGGCTGTCGCAAGCTGCTGCACGAGGCGCTGTATGAAAACGTGCCAGGCGGCTCGCGCTGGCGGTATGTCTGGGGCAGCGCTCTCACCTTTGCGCTGGCCGTTCAGTTCGTGACCGGCCTGTTTCTCTGGATGGCGTACAGCCCCGGCGCTCAAACGGCCTGGGAGAGCGTTTACTATATTCAGTATGAGATGGCAGGCGGATGGCTGGTTCGCGGGATCCACCATTTCACGGCCCAGCTGATGACGGTGCTGCTGGTGCTTCATTTCATGCAGATCGTGATTGATGGCGCCTACAAGGCTCCCCGGGAGATCAACTTTTGGTTCGGGTTGGGCCTGCTGATGCTGGTTCTCGCCTTGTCGCTCACCGGCTATTTGCTTCCCTGGGACCAAAAGGGCTATTGGGCGACACGCGTGGCGACCAACATTGCGGCCATCACTCCCGTGATCGGGCCAGAGATTCAGAAGCTAATCATCGGGGGCACCGAGTATGGGCATCACACGCTCACGCGGTTCTTTGCACTCCATGCAGGCTGGCTTCCGGCCGGGGTAGTTCTGCTGGTCGTGGGCCATATTTACTTGTTTCGCAAGCATGGGCTCACCGCGGCGGAACCGCGGCGCAAGAAGGACGAGCCGTTCTGGCCGGACCAGGTGCTCAAGGATGGCGTCGCCGCGTTGGCCGTCATGGCCACGGTGCTGCTGTTGATCGTGTGGCCCCGCCTCACCGGTTCCACGGCTCCGTTGGGTGCGGAGCTGGGCGCTCCCGCCGATCCGTCCGAACAGTTCTCTGCGGCGCGTCCGGAGTGGTACTTTCTGTTCCTCTTTCAGTTGCTGAAGTATTTTCCAGGCGAAAGCGAAATTTGGGGTGCCATCATCCTGCCCTCCTTCCTGATGGTTCTCATCTGCCTCATGCCCTTCTTCGGACAATGGCGTCTCGGGCACCGGTTCAACGTTGGTTTGCTCGGCTCGATCCTGGTCGGCGCCGGGCTGCTCACCTGGCTCGCCAAGCGCGACGACCAGCAGTCGGAGCATTATCCCTTGGCCGTGCGACAGGCGGCGCGCGACGCCGAACGGGTGAAGGAGCTCGCGCGCAGCCCCTCCGGGATTCCGGTAGCGGGCGCTGTCACGTTGCTGCGAACCGATCCCTTGACTCAGGGGCCGAAGCTATTTGCGAAGAACTGCTCCAGCTGCCATCGGTTTGACGGCCACGACGGGTTGGGAGCAGTGCTGAAGGATCCGGCATCGGCCGCGGATCTCAAGGGATTTGGAAGTCGTGAGTGGATCAGCGGTTTGTTGGATCCGGCCCGAGTGGGCTCCTCAAACTATTTTGGCGGCACCAAATTCGCCGAGGGAAAGATGGTTCGGTTTGTGAAGAAGGACATCGCCAAACTCGATTTGGAAGGCCGGGAGCAACTGCGGGGCGCGATCGCCGCTCTGTCGGCCGAAGCGGAGCTGAAATCGCAGCGGGCGCAGGATCAACAGGACGCCGCCCTCATCGCCAAAGGCCGTGAATGGATGCGGTCCGACACCCTGCGCTGCACCGAGTGCCATCAATTCCGGAAACCCGACGATGACGCCACCGCTCCCGACCTCACCGGGTTCGGTTCACGCGGTTGGCTGATCGAATTCATCCAGAATGCCGCGCACGAGCGGTTTTATGGCAAGCGGAACGACCGCATGCCGCTCTTCGGTAAGGACCAGATCCTCGATGATGCGAGCATCGGCCTCATTGCCGATTGGCTGCGCGGAGACTGGTATCAATCTCCTTCCTCCACTCCTGCCCATGCCGACACTTCAAAGTGA
- a CDS encoding Rieske (2Fe-2S) protein — MNPKPESLPTEATQDRREFVKACCALAAGGAATAVPVVAGLHFLTDPVRRNAGSSLFVRVASLSSLPEDGQPRKFSVIADRSDAWNRYPQVPIGAVYLRRTGPQTVEALNILCPHAGCAVDFEPEHRHFLCPCHNSSFALDGAVVDESSPSARALDSLEVELRGAGEIWVKFMNFQAGKAEKIPLT; from the coding sequence ATGAATCCAAAGCCCGAGTCCCTGCCCACCGAAGCGACCCAGGATCGCCGTGAATTTGTGAAAGCCTGTTGTGCCCTGGCCGCGGGTGGCGCTGCCACCGCAGTGCCGGTTGTGGCGGGGCTGCACTTTCTCACCGATCCGGTGCGGCGCAACGCCGGAAGCTCCCTCTTTGTTCGCGTGGCCTCGCTCAGCTCGCTTCCGGAAGACGGGCAACCGCGGAAGTTCTCAGTCATTGCCGACCGTTCGGATGCCTGGAATCGTTATCCCCAGGTTCCTATTGGCGCCGTCTATTTGCGTCGCACCGGCCCGCAAACCGTCGAGGCCTTGAACATTCTGTGCCCACATGCCGGCTGCGCCGTGGATTTTGAGCCGGAGCATCGGCACTTCCTCTGTCCTTGTCATAACAGTTCCTTCGCGTTGGATGGCGCGGTGGTGGACGAGAGCAGCCCGAGCGCGCGGGCGTTGGACAGTCTTGAAGTGGAACTGAGGGGTGCGGGAGAAATCTGGGTGAAGTTTATGAACTTTCAGGCGGGCAAGGCAGAAAAAATTCCGCTCACATGA